From the genome of Planctomycetia bacterium:
GATCGGGCTCGTCGCTTCGCGCGGCGGCCGATTGGTTGCGCTCTCCGCTGCGCCGTTCGTGGCCGGCTTGGCGCGCGTGGCCGTTTCGCTTCGCTACGTCGGGCCGTACACGATCGAATCGACCACGGCTCCCGCGCGGTTCGCGCCGGCTTCGCTCACCCGCGTCGACCTCGACCCGATCTACGGCTTGGCGTCGGTTCGCCGCGGCGATTTGGAACTTCGCTTGAAAGCCGCGGTGCCGGTTGCGCCCCGCTCGGAAGACGAGTCGTGCGGCGCCGATTGGTTGGAAACGGCCTCCTCGAAAGGAACCTAACGATGAAGTATCGGGCTTTATTCAGCCGCCGAACCATGCTCGCGCTAGGCACGGCGCTCGCCTTCGCCGGCGCGCCGACCATCGGCGGCGTCTCCATCATCTCCACGGTCGCGGCGGCGATCGCCGGCGACATCGCCAACGAAGCGGTCGCGAAGTCGCTCACGTTGGAGAAGGAGCTGAAATACGACGAAGCGATTCTCGCGCTGACTGCCGTGCGCAAGGCGAGCTATCTCGTGAATCTGCGGCTCGGTTGGTTGCATTATCTCAAAGCCGATTACACGACGTCGAAGCAGTTTTATCAAGCGGCGATGCGCATGGCTCCCAAAGCGATCGAGCCGCGCCTCGGCGTGACGTTGCCGATGCTGGCCGAGCTGCGCTATGCCGAGGTCGAGGGGGTGTCTCGCGCCATCCTCACGCTCGACGCCAACAACTACACCGGCAGCTTGCGACTGACCACGGCCCTCCGCTTGCAAGGGAAGTATCGCCCGGCGCGGGAACTCAATGCCGCGATCCTCGAGCTCTATCCCACCGACGTGACGTTTCTGAGCGAGCAGCTTCTAACGAGCGTCGCTTCGCAACAGAACGACGTCGCTGCGCTTTGCGACATGATCTTGGCCCTCGATGCCGAGAACGCGACCGCGAAGTATTACCAAGCCAATTCCGTCGCCGGCCGCAAGAAGTAACCGTGCGGCAGCCCCGATCCATCAGCCCGATCCCTCGATCTTCTTGAGCTTTATCTTTTCGGAGAGTCATTCGATGCTGAGTCCGTCGTCGACGTTGTGGGAATCGCCGGCACCGCCGAAAGGCTCGCCCCGCGATCGAGATAATCGCTACTACCAACTGTTGGCCGGCGGCGCGAAGACCCGGCTGCTCGAAGGCTTCATCGAGCTGCGCGTCCCCGAGCTGCTCGGCGGCGCCGGTCCCTTAGCGGCCGACGAGATTTGTCGTCGTTTGAATCTCGATCTCACGCGCGGTTGGAAGTTTCTGCATCTCTTGGCGCTCGCCGGATTGCTGACGGAAACGCCGGGCGTCGACAAGCGCGGCGCACAAGGGACCGACGGCACGATCTTCGGGCTTTCCGAAGAAGCGATCGAGTATTTCGGTCCGCGCGGCGACGAAGGCTATTTCTATCGCGACTTGGTGCATTATTGGCGCCATGTCGCCATGCTGCCGTTTGCGGACGTGCTGCGGGGCATGCCGCTCCCCGAGGCGGTGCGCTGGCCGCCCGAAAGCGCCGAGGCGGCCGATCACTTGGAGACCTGGATGCGCGTCACCGCGACCGGCGCGATTCGGACGCTCGTCAACTCCGGGGCGATGGCCCATGCCGAGCGCCTGCTCGACGTCGGCGGCGGCGACGGCACGATCGCCTGCGCGCTGGTCGAGCTCTACGGCAACCTCGACGCGACGGTCTTCAATCTCCCCGCCTCCGCCCGACTGGCCGAACAAAACATCGCCTCGCGCGGTCTGACCGAACGGGTTCACGTCCACATCGGCGACTTCCTCCGCGCAGAACTCCCGACCGGTTTCGATCGGGTCTTGTTCAGCCGCGTGCTGACCGATTGGAATCCGCAGATCTGCTTGATGCTGTTTCGCAAAGCGAAAGCGGCGCTCGTGCCGGGAGGCCGGCTGGTGATCAACGAAGCGCTCGTCGAAGGGAACGTCGACTACACCGTGGCGTGGGAGTTTCGCTACCTGTTTTACGACACCTTCGGCCGCTCGCTTTTGAAGCCGCTCGAAGCCTATGAGCAACTCTTGCACGCCGCCGGCTTCGAGATCGTGCAAGTCACGCCGATGATCGACGACGCGTTCTACAGCGTGATCGAAGCCCAGCCGATCGGCGAGCTCGATACGCGACGCTAAGCTTCGACTCTAAACTCCAACGCTAAAATTCGCGGCGAGCGGCCGGCTCACAACCGGCGGCTCGCTTCCGCTTGCGCTACATCGGCCGCTTCACGTTCTTTCGTTCGAGCGTCCCCCAGTAGCCGCCGAGAATGTGCGGGAAGCGCCCCGGCGTTACGTGGTAGTGCGGGCCGCGCTCGGGATCGTCGTGGAGGTTGAACTCGTTCAGCGGCAGCTCCTTCGAGTCTTTCGCCATCACGCCGGCGGCCTCGTAAGGGCCGTATACCGGAAAGCCGTCGAATGCGAAGCCGATGAGCGGCGAATGGCCCGTGCCGTCGTCGCTCCAGGGCGACTTCACGCAGACCGGATACTTGTGATAGTGATACTGTTGGAACGGGCTCGGATGCCCGCAACACCGGTCGAGCCTCCAGAACGCTTCGACGGCTTCGGCGTCGTAAGGATCGTAGAAGACGACGCCGTTGATGGCGATGCCGATCGGGCCCGGCGGCATCACGTAGCGGTTCGCGATGCTCGTGAAGGCTTGCTTCTCCGGGTTCTCTTTCGGCTCCAGCGGAATGAGCCACGTCGCGTCTTGCTCTTTGATGTAGTTGTGGCTGCCGTCGAGCGCGCGGGCATTGTCCGGGAACACGGCCGTCGGATGGTTCGGCAAGTTGTGCGAACGACCGACCAGGTGCGTCGGCGTGAACGAGACGACGACGTTGTCCGGCACGAAGCGATCTTGCTCGACCAGCTTGCCCGCGAGATCGAGATAGCCGCGCCGGAGCCAAGCGGTCGTGTTGTCGGCAAACGGCGCTTCGAGGCGATCGGTCAAGTAATACAGACGGTCGGCGTTCGAGCGGTCGAATTGCTTCGGTGTTGCTTTCGTTTCGCCGCGGGGGTCGTAATACCAGCGTCCGCCGAGCGGCAGCATGCCGGCGAGCGCGGCGGGTTTCGTGGGCGCGCCGGTTTTCGTCGCCGCGCGAGCGACATAGTCGGCCGGGTCGGGAATGCGCACCAGTTCGATGTCGTCGATCATGAACTCGCTGCGCTCTCCTTCGCCGTTGCCGTCGCGAAAGCCGACCGAGAGCTTGAGCGTGTCGACTTCGACGAACGGCGTGTGGAACTCGAGCGCGTGCGTCGTCCAGGTGACGGCGCCGAGCGGTCCGGTGTCGCCGCTCGGAACGTCGCGGCGCGCTTGCTCTACCGTGGGATAAAGGTTTTTCGAAACGGCATCGAGCGAGTTCTGGCCGTCGGCGGCGAAGAACTCGGCTTTCAAAAAGAGTTGCTTCGACGACGAGCTGAAGCCCTCTTGCGCGAGGCCCCGCACGCGGAAGCGGAACCAGCGTCCCTCTTCGCTGCGCAGATTGCGCACCGTGGCGGTCAACGCTCCTTCACGCTTGCCGTCGCCGTCGACATCGCGGCCCGACGGGAAGCGGACGCCCCAGCCGGTGCGGTCGGTTTTCGGATTGCCGAGGTAGCTGTACAGATAGTCGCCGGTGAGGGTAAAGCCGCGCGGCGTTGTGCTGATACCGGTCGTGCCGCCGGCCGACTTACTTGCGCCGGCTTTCTTCCCCTCGGCGATCTCGAAATCGGCGTTGTCGATCAAGCCGCGTTGCGACTTCTTGTCTTCGCTTTCGCTCCGGCGCGGTACGGTCTCATCGACGATGCGCCGGCCCGGCGGCGGGCCGAACCCTTGCTGCCCGAAGCCTTGAGGGCCCATGCCTGGCGGTCCAAAGCCTTGCGGCCCGACGCCCTGTGGTCCGAAGCCCTGCTGTCCGAACCCTTGGCGGGGCGGCCGCATTCCCGGCGGCGGCTGCGCGTCGAGCGTGGCGACGAAGCCGAAGAGCGAGAGTAGTAAACCACCCACGAAGAACGAGTAGTAACGCTTCATGATTTCCTAACTCTTCTCAGTGCGAGAGAAGGAGGCCTAAAGGGTGCCGACAGGGAGCGAGAGAAAGTGCGGGAAGCTATTCCCCTTCGTTGCCGCCGACCGGGCGCGGCGGGGTCTTTTTCAAGCGGTCTTCGAACTGCCGCAAGATATCGAGATCGTGCGTCGCTTGAGCTTTTAAAGCTTCGTCTTTAAGCAACGGCTCGACGACCTTGCTCGTCGCTTGAATCACCGTGAGCGCTTGGTCTGGATGCCCGCGACGGAGTAGCGTCTCGGCGTAGTTGCGGCTGATCCGTGCCAGCCATTCGGTTTGTAGATAGACGCCGGCGAATTGCTGGGCGATCCGTTGTTGCTCTTCGTAGCAGCGCTTCAGCGCGGTCTCCGATTCGGCGAGGTCTCCTTGATCGCGCGCAAGCGTGCCGAGCCGATGGTAGATATGTACGTTCGAGATCGCGTAGGCGGTCGTTTGCGGATGTTCGCGGAGCAGACGATCGGAGATCGTGGCCGCTTCGCGCAGCTGCGCCGCCGCGGCCGGACGATCGACCGGCGGAATGTCGCGCACATGGAAATCGACGAGCGTCTCGCAGAGTTCGTAGGAGAAGTCCGGAACCGTCGGAAATTCGCTGCACAGGCCGCGCAGCAACGCGACCGATTGCCGATAGTCGGCCGATTCCCACTGCTCGCGACCTAAGGGACCGGCTTTCGAGCGCTGATGCAGGCACCGAGCCATTAGCAGTCGGACTTCGGCATCGGCCGGTCGTTCGATAGCGAGCTGCTCCAACAACACGAACGCCGAAGCCAGATGGGCGCTGAGCATGGTATCGACTTCGGGCGATGGCGCGTGTTCGCCAGGGGGACCATCCGGCGGTCCCGGCGGCATCCGGTCGTGCGGCGGCCCACCAAACGGTGGCGGGCCGAAGTGGGGCCCGAACGGCGGTGGGCCGGGCGGATGCGGCGGGCCGGCGAACGGAGGCGGCCCGCGCTCCGGACCACCGCCGGGCCGGCCACCGGGGCCCCCTCGTTCACCCTCTTTGCCCCCCGGTCCTCCCGGCGGTCCATCAGGCGGGCCTGCGTGCGGACCTCGACCGTCCGGAGGTCCGTGCGGGCCGGGACCGGCGTGCGGCTGTTGCGACGGCGGGGGTCCTTTGTCGCGCGTTCCCAAGGCCAGATGGATGCGGGCCGAGGTACGGCGCGAGGCGAACGTCGCTTGCGATTCGGAGAGTTGCGATAAGTCCGCGAGCGCGAGCGTGTAGGCGGCGCGGGCCTCGACGTTGCGATCTTCCAAGCGCTCCGTGTCGCCGAGGTCGCACGCCATTTCGGCCGCGAGCAGCGCCAGACCGGTGCGCGTTCCGTCGTCTGCGGTGGCGGGGACCAAGCCGGCGATCTCGCGCTCAGCCGCGTTCCAGGCTTCGCGCGCTTCGGTGAACCGGCCGAGCCGAGCATGGATCAGGCCGATCCGATGTCGGGCCGAGATCGTTTGTCGGCGGACTTGCGGATCGGAGCCGCGCTCGCCGGCGAGCTTGAGATAGTAGGGCAACAAGTCTTCCAAGGCCGCGGCGATCTGCGGCGAGACGGTCGGCACGGCGGTCGTCGATGCGCCGGCTCCGTCGCTCGCGATGCCGTCGACTTTCGCGAACGAGCTGGTAAGCGAATTGCTCGGCGCGAACCGCTCGAAGACTCGATCGAGCGCCTCGAGCGAAGTCGCCGAGATCGATTCGGCCGCGGCCCGCGCTTCGCGCTGCGCCGCGAGCGAGCTCGTGAGCTCCTGATTCAAGCGCGACGTATGCCAATAGCCCCAAGCCGACACGACGGTCAGCGTGACGAGCGAGGCGGTTGCTAAGCCGAGCGCCGCGGCGGCGACCCGATTGCGCAGGCACCAGCGGCGCATCCGTTCGAACGACGAGACTCGCCGCGCACGGATCGGCATTCCTTCGAGAAACCGATCGAGGTCGTCGGCCAATTCGCCGGCCGAAGCGTAGCGGTGGGCCGGCTCTCGGGCCGTCGCTTTGGCGATGATCGTGTCGAGGTCGGCCGGCAGCAGCGGGTGGACGGAGCGGAGCCGAGGCAAGCTCGTTTCCGTAATCTGCCGCATCAGCTCGACGCTCGTCATGCCCGTAAACGGGACGCGTCCGGTGGCGAGCTCGAAGAGGGTGACGCCGAGGCAATACACATCGCCGCGCACTTCGGAGATCCCCAGAAAGCGCTCCGGGGGAAGATAGCGGAGCGTTCCGGCGACATGCGTGCGCGTGACCGTGTCTTCCGATTCCAAAGCCTGCGCGAGTCCGAAGTCGGTGATCCAGACGTGCCCGGCCCGATCGAGCATGATGTTCGCCGGCTTCACGTCGCGATGCAAAGTCCCCTGCGCATGGGCACATTCGAGCGCTCGGGCCGCGTCGCGCCCGATGCGGGCCGTTTCGCGCGGGTCGAGCCGGTGGTCGGGCTGCGCGGCCGAAAGGCGATCGAGGCCCGAGCCGTCGATCAATTGCATCACATAGTAATGCAGGCCTTCGTCGAAGCCGACGCCGAACACCGGCACGATGTTCGTATGATGGAGTTGCGCGGCGAGCCGGGCTTCGAGCTCGAACCGATACACGCGCCGCTCGTCGTTCAAGACTTGCGGCGGCAGCACCTTCACGGCGACGTTTCGTTCGAGCGATTCTTGCCGCGCTTCGTACACGACCCCCATGCCGCCGGAGCCGATCTCGCGTAGGAGTCGAAAGTCGCCGAGGCGCTCGGGCATCTTGCGGAGCGAGGCGCGTCCCCCTTCGTTCGTATAGCCGGTGCGTACCTTCACGTTCTCGACCGCCGCGATCGTCGGCAGGAGCGTGCGCAGCAGCTCGGCGATCTGCGGATAACGGCCGGCGTATTCTTCGATCGTCGGCCGGTCGTCGTCGCGGAGGCGGCGCATGAAGTCGGCGGCGACCATCTCGAACAGGTCGTCGTCGTCGAGAATGATCGGAGCCGTATCCGGCGAGAACGAGGCGGGCGCGCGCTTCGAGGCGTCTTCCACCGTCGGATCGGAGATCATCGGGTTCGAGGTGTTCGGCGAGCGTGGC
Proteins encoded in this window:
- a CDS encoding methyltransferase domain-containing protein, producing the protein MLSPSSTLWESPAPPKGSPRDRDNRYYQLLAGGAKTRLLEGFIELRVPELLGGAGPLAADEICRRLNLDLTRGWKFLHLLALAGLLTETPGVDKRGAQGTDGTIFGLSEEAIEYFGPRGDEGYFYRDLVHYWRHVAMLPFADVLRGMPLPEAVRWPPESAEAADHLETWMRVTATGAIRTLVNSGAMAHAERLLDVGGGDGTIACALVELYGNLDATVFNLPASARLAEQNIASRGLTERVHVHIGDFLRAELPTGFDRVLFSRVLTDWNPQICLMLFRKAKAALVPGGRLVINEALVEGNVDYTVAWEFRYLFYDTFGRSLLKPLEAYEQLLHAAGFEIVQVTPMIDDAFYSVIEAQPIGELDTRR
- a CDS encoding serine/threonine protein kinase, coding for MISDPTVEDASKRAPASFSPDTAPIILDDDDLFEMVAADFMRRLRDDDRPTIEEYAGRYPQIAELLRTLLPTIAAVENVKVRTGYTNEGGRASLRKMPERLGDFRLLREIGSGGMGVVYEARQESLERNVAVKVLPPQVLNDERRVYRFELEARLAAQLHHTNIVPVFGVGFDEGLHYYVMQLIDGSGLDRLSAAQPDHRLDPRETARIGRDAARALECAHAQGTLHRDVKPANIMLDRAGHVWITDFGLAQALESEDTVTRTHVAGTLRYLPPERFLGISEVRGDVYCLGVTLFELATGRVPFTGMTSVELMRQITETSLPRLRSVHPLLPADLDTIIAKATAREPAHRYASAGELADDLDRFLEGMPIRARRVSSFERMRRWCLRNRVAAAALGLATASLVTLTVVSAWGYWHTSRLNQELTSSLAAQREARAAAESISATSLEALDRVFERFAPSNSLTSSFAKVDGIASDGAGASTTAVPTVSPQIAAALEDLLPYYLKLAGERGSDPQVRRQTISARHRIGLIHARLGRFTEAREAWNAAEREIAGLVPATADDGTRTGLALLAAEMACDLGDTERLEDRNVEARAAYTLALADLSQLSESQATFASRRTSARIHLALGTRDKGPPPSQQPHAGPGPHGPPDGRGPHAGPPDGPPGGPGGKEGERGGPGGRPGGGPERGPPPFAGPPHPPGPPPFGPHFGPPPFGGPPHDRMPPGPPDGPPGEHAPSPEVDTMLSAHLASAFVLLEQLAIERPADAEVRLLMARCLHQRSKAGPLGREQWESADYRQSVALLRGLCSEFPTVPDFSYELCETLVDFHVRDIPPVDRPAAAAQLREAATISDRLLREHPQTTAYAISNVHIYHRLGTLARDQGDLAESETALKRCYEEQQRIAQQFAGVYLQTEWLARISRNYAETLLRRGHPDQALTVIQATSKVVEPLLKDEALKAQATHDLDILRQFEDRLKKTPPRPVGGNEGE
- a CDS encoding YHYH protein; translated protein: MLPLGGRWYYDPRGETKATPKQFDRSNADRLYYLTDRLEAPFADNTTAWLRRGYLDLAGKLVEQDRFVPDNVVVSFTPTHLVGRSHNLPNHPTAVFPDNARALDGSHNYIKEQDATWLIPLEPKENPEKQAFTSIANRYVMPPGPIGIAINGVVFYDPYDAEAVEAFWRLDRCCGHPSPFQQYHYHKYPVCVKSPWSDDGTGHSPLIGFAFDGFPVYGPYEAAGVMAKDSKELPLNEFNLHDDPERGPHYHVTPGRFPHILGGYWGTLERKNVKRPM